In Puntigrus tetrazona isolate hp1 chromosome 7, ASM1883169v1, whole genome shotgun sequence, the following are encoded in one genomic region:
- the msmp1 gene encoding prostate-associated microseminoprotein, whose protein sequence is MDSIARHGMKMMIFMASLVWMKCSAAPMQCHFNSQALCEYDGKQYSLGESWMEQGCVQCTCLHPVGVGCCETVHRPVDFPPWCEVRVESLTCQVTLVMTSDPRLPCIPGEENNVDPIHGALNMKLD, encoded by the exons ATGGATTCCATAGCGAGACATGGTATGAAGATGATGATCTTCATGGCCTCTTTGGTCTGGATGAAATGTTCAGCAGCACCAATGCAGTGCCACTTCAACTCTCAAG CTCTCTGTGAGTATGATGGGAAGCAGTACTCTCTGGGAGAGAGCTGGATGGAACAGGGCTGTGTGCAGTGCACCTGTCTGCACCCCGTGGGAGTGGGATGCTGCGAAAC TGTGCATCGACCTGTGGACTTTCCTCCCTGGTGTGAAGTTCGAGTTGAATCTCTCACCTGCCAAGTCACACTGGTGATGACCTCTGATCCCCGCCTGCCCTGCATTCCCGGAGAAGAGAACAATGTTGATCCAATACATGGAGCACTCAACATGAAACTAGATTAG
- the rgp1 gene encoding RAB6A-GEF complex partner protein 2, whose product MIEVVASMARGPVFLAGEVLECLITFTNPMSHLSTSASSEMLAWASAQIHCQFHASESRVALPTQGTKQDVQAESDTVLIPSRGERGQCVLDTPPKILFCDLRLDPGENKTYSYSEVVPTDGPPSFRGQAVKYVYKLTIGCQRVNSPIKLLRVPFRVLVLHGMPEPPFPQDEEVAPSNPFLEEEEGSRRDTRPLERALDMLMITTSRRCPYMFNITNVRGKVAKFCIFKTVYRLGEDIIGTFTFSEGDIPCLQYSVSLQSEEEVQEQYQRRPGQAVSVTGHGRHLESCLHTASSHFSLPVPLNVTPGFTTDIVTLRWRLHFEFVTAREPVEAPVVLQNQSEVTVWTGAEHVDVDTFSWDLPIKVLPTNPTLASYVSQFTGTNSINI is encoded by the exons ATGATTGAAGTGGTGGCATCAATGGCACGAGGGCCTGTGTTTTTGGCCGGGGAGGTTTTAGAGTGTCTTATAACCTTCACAAACCCTATGTCACATCTGTCTACATCTGCCAGCAG TGAGATGTTGGCCTGGGCCAGTGCTCAGATCCACTGCCAGTTTCATGCGAGCGAGAGCCGTGTGGCTCTACCCACTCAGGGCACCAAGCAAGACGTCCAAGCTGAGAGCGACACTGTACTGATACCAAGCAGAG GTGAACGAGGGCAGTGTGTGCTGGACACGCCACCTAAGATCTTGTTCTGTGACCTTCGCTTGGATCCTGGAGAGAACAAGACCT ATTCCTATAGTGAGGTTGTGCCCACTGATGGTCCACCCAGTTTCCGGGGTCAGGCAGTGAAGTACGTGTACAAGCTCACAATTGGCTGCCAGCGAGTCAACTCACCCATCAAGTTACTGCGAGTGCCTTTCAGAGTTTTAGTGCTTCATG GCATGCCAGAACCTCCGTTTCCTCAAGATGAGGAAGTCGCTCCCTCAAACCCCTTCCTGGAGGAGGAAGAAGGAAGCAGGAGAGATACAAGACCGCTGGAAAGAGCTCTGGACATGCTGATGATCACCACCTCACGACGATGCCCAT ATATGTTCAACATCACAAACGTGCGCGGAAAGGTGGCTAAGTTCTGCATCTTCAAGACTGTGTACAGGCTTGGGGAAGATATCATTGGCACCTTCACATTCTCAGAAGGGGATATTCCATGTTTACAG TATTCAGTAAGTCTACAAAGTGAAGAGGAGGTCCAAGAGCAGTACCAGAGACGTCCAGGGCAGGCTGTCAGTGTCACTGGTCACGGTCGACATCTAGAGTCCTGCTTACACACAGCCTCCAGCCATTTCTCTCTCCCTGTACCCCTGAATGTTACACCAGGATTCACAACAGATATAG TGACATTAAGATGGCGTCTGCATTTTGAGTTCGTAACAGCGCGGGAGCCAGTGGAGGCACCAGTGGTTCTGCAGAATCAGTCGGAAGTCACAGTATGGACTGGGGCAGAGCATGTGGATGTGGACACCTTCAGCTGGGACCTTCCAATCAAAGTGCTTCCCACAAATCCCACTCTAGCTTCATATGTTTCACAGTTCACGGGGACAAACAGCATCAACATTTGA